The proteins below are encoded in one region of Rhododendron vialii isolate Sample 1 chromosome 7a, ASM3025357v1:
- the LOC131333027 gene encoding cinnamoyl-CoA reductase 1-like, protein MERKEEERVCVTGAGGYIASWAVKLLLSKGYVVHGTVRDPCDEKKNGHLKKLEKASENLLLFKADLFDYEGLYAAIAGCTGVLHVASPVLSDNPSVNSEVELVEPAIKGTRNVLNVCLKAKVKKVVVVSSVGAVLQNPCWPKDQPMDENCWSDTEFCKSTKIWYALGKTIAESEALEFAMRNELNVVTICPSLAFGPMLQSTLNYSSSFLVSYLKGGSEPVSGRDQQVVDVRDFAEALILLYEKPEAEGRYICSSYTIRAKVLVEKLKAMYPNYDYPKNFTEEIGGRFDVNCKKLQDFGWKYRPLEESIVDAVKNFEECGLLVGNKD, encoded by the exons ATGgagagaaaggaggaagaaagGGTGTGCGTGACAGGAGCCGGAGGGTATATTGCGTCCTGGGCAGTGAAGTTACTACTCTCAAAGGGTTATGTAGTTCATGGAACTGTTAGAGACCCTT GTGATGAAAAAAAGAATGGTCACTTGAAGAAATTGGAAAAAGCCTCAGAAAATCTGCTTCTCTTTAAGGCAGACTTATTTGACTATGAAGGTCTCTATGCTGCCATTGCCGGATGCACTGGGGTTCTTCATGTTGCCTCTCCAGTTCTCTCCGACAATCCATCTGTCAATTCTGAG GTAGAACTGGTTGAACCAGCTATAAAAGGTACTCGAAATGTACTGAATGTATGTTTGAAGGCTAAAGTGAAGAAGGTTGTGGTGGTGTCATCTGTTGGTGCTGTTTTGCAAAATCCTTGTTGGCCCAAGGATCAGCCCATGGATGAAAATTGTTGGAGTGACACGGAATTTTGCAAATCAACTAAG ATATGGTATGCCCTTGGCAAAACTATTGCAGAAAGTGAGGCATTGGAGTTTGCAATGAGAAATGAACTCAACGTTGTCACAATTTGTCCGTCCCTTGCTTTCGGGCCAATGCTGCAATCAACCTTGAATTACAGCAGCTCATTTCTCGTAAGTTATTTGAAAG GTGGAAGCGAACCAGTAAGTGGTCGAGATCAGCAAGTAGTAGACGTGCGTGATTTTGCAGAAGCGCTTATCCTGCTTTATGAAAAGCCTGAGGCAGAGGGAAGATACATATGTTCATCCTACACGATTCGGGCAAAGGTTTTGGTGGAAAAACTGAAGGCAATGTATCCCAACTACGATTACCCCAAAAA TTTTACAGAGGAAATAGGAGGCCGATTTGATGTCAATTGCAAGAAGTTGCAGGATTTTGGATGGAAGTATAGGCCATTAGAGGAGAGTATAGTTGATGCCGTGAAGAATTTCGAAGAATGTGGTCTTTTGGTTGGTAATAAAGACTAA
- the LOC131333626 gene encoding AT-rich interactive domain-containing protein 6 has protein sequence MEESAVDGQHPESDFVDAKVEHQGEEDSPAAGVPEDQEPSETRLKNQKPTELEPEVENSSENGVEGQNLSDDEQVFVKEAQQTEEEALVNVQAEPDHATDAATSVAQVEDAGLDEVPENESEGGDTHPGHQHEPVTPNSLVRYSNANAEDDSKGTPKNWLNESMIADDDESGTPEDQAAFMKELESFCREMALDFKPPKFYGQPLNLLKLWRAVIRLGGYDRVTGSKLWRQVGESFHPPKTCTTVSWTFRIFYEKALLEYERNKKQSGELQLAVEALPEPLSVEKEANGHQAPGSGRARRDAAARAMEGWHVQRLYGYGEVGEPIIKDKNLNNMPKREKSLKSIGSVKHKRPAEMEHAVKAARTETAKQLVTTVVDVGPPADWVKINVRETKDCFEVYALVPGLLREEVRVQSDPAGRLVITGQPEQPDNPWGITAFKKVVSLPARIDPLQTSAVVSLHGRLFVRVPFEP, from the exons ATGGAGGAATCGGCTGTTGATGGACAGCATCCGGAGAGCGATTTTGTTGATGCAAAAGTTGAACACCAAGGAGAGGAAGACTCTCCTGCTGCGGGAGTCCCAGAGGACCAAGAACCCAGTGAAACGAGGCTGAAGAACCAAAAACCTACCGAATTAGAGCCCGAAGTCGAAAACTCCAGTGAAAATGGTGTGGAGGGTCAAAACCTTAGCGATGACGAGCAAGTGTTTGTGAAGGAAGCTCAACAAACTGAGGAGGAAGCATTGGTAAACGTGCAAGCTGAACCTGACCATGCAACAGATGCTGCAACTTCTGTTGCTCAAGTTGAGGATGCAGGTCTTGATGAGGTGCCAGAAAATGAAAGCGAGGGCGGTGATACTCATCCTGGACATCAACATGAACCTGTTACACCAAATTCTCTTGTGAGATATTCGAATGCAAATGCTGAAGATGACAGTAAGGGAACGCCCAAGAATTGGCTGAATGAATCAATG ATCGCAGATGATGATGAATCTGGGACACCAGAAGACCAAGCAGCATTCATGAAGGAGCTGGAAAGTTTCTGTAGGGAAATGGCCTTGGACTTTAAACCTCCTAAGTTTTATGGGCAGCCACTAAACTTGCTCAA GTTATGGAGAGCTGTCATCAGGTTGGGCGGCTATGATCGG GTAACTGGATCGAAGTTATGGCGGCAAGTGGGAGAATCATTCCACCCCCCAAA GACCTGCACAACAGTCTCTTGGACGTTCCGCATCTTCTATGAAAAG gCACTTTTGGAATATGAAAGGAATAAGAAGCAGAGTGGTGAGCTCCAACTTGCCGTTGAAGCCCTCCCTGAGCCCTTAAGTGTCGAAAAGGAA GCAAATGGTCACCAAGCTCCAGGATCAGGTAGGGCACGAAGGGATGCTGCAGCTCGTGCCATGGAAGGGTGGCATGTCCAGCGACTTTATGGTTATGGTGAAGTTGGTGAACCTATTATTAAG GACAAGAACCTGAATAATATGCCGAAGCGTGAAAAAAGCCTCAAAAGCATCG GTTCAGTTAAACACAAGAGACCAGCGGAGATGGAGCATGCCGTGAAAGCTGCCCGAACTGAAACAGCTAAGCA GTTGGTGACAACAGTTGTTGATGTTGGCCCCCCTGCTGATTGGGTGAAGATCAATGTGCGCGAAACT AAAGATTGTTTTGAGGTTTATGCTCTGGTGCCTGGGCTTTTACGCGAGGAG GTTCGAGTTCAGTCAGATCCAGCTGGACGCTTGGTTATTACAGGTCAACCGGAGCAGCCTGACAATCCTTGGGGTATTACAGCTTTCAAAAAG GTTGTGAGCTTACCTGCAAGAATTGATCCGCTTCAGACATCTGCCGTTGTTAGCCTGCATGGACGGCTCTTTGTTCGCGTTCCTTTTGAGCCATGA